The Taeniopygia guttata chromosome 1A, bTaeGut7.mat, whole genome shotgun sequence DNA window AATAAAGTGCAACAATTACCTTTCATTTTTGGTGCACCATCTGAAGATGATGCCTTTCTCTTCACAGTGGTGGCCTCTGCTTTATTCTGCTTGTGTTGGAGATACTGAGCTTTCTGTTTCCAGATCTGCAGTTACCAtggtaagaaaataaagattcaTAACATTAGGTAATTCTGTTACCTGATGCCAGCACCTGGAGGCAGAATGATGTTACATAGCTAGGAGGTAGCTAGGAGGAAGAACTCccctgagaaaaaaataaattgttttatgTTTGCAGGGGCAAGATTTCCATACCTTCCACCTTTACATACATATTTCAAGGCATTGTGGCAATGCTGCCACCACATTCTGATCTAAGCACCTAGTTCACAGAAATCATTTTACAAAAACATCTCACACAAACACTCACCAGTTTATCCTTCTCAGGTAGCTGCTTCCACACTTCTGCCAGTTTTTTACTTAGCTCTCCAAAatctggcagaaaaaaagaagaaaaatgtttaaaacaaatttgACCAAAAGATCCTGGAGAGAACATAGGAAATCTACCAGCCCATCCATACACATTTAGGAAGCAAGCCCTTCTACAACTGGAACTCTCCACACTGTTCTGAAAATGTGCATTCCTGTTACTctttaaaattaagataaaaacTTATAGCAGGAAGATGAAGTCACAGTGTATTTACAGGAAAGTGACAACTGAGGTAACTCTTTAACTAAAGAAAAAGCTAGCAAGTTCTTTACCGACATTCACAACTtggttaaaataaaattataatatgACCATGAAATCCACTCCCCTCCCCCCTTGCCATCTTTTACGCTAAATAACATTGGCAGATTCTTTGCATTATGTCAAAATTAAGAAGTTGGTCTGAAAGAGAGACAATATGTTCTGCTAATTAATCTGACTGGTGTAAAATcaagagaagagaaggctggATTATTCCTTTACCTATTCCAGGATGCTCAGACACAATAGTTGTACGATACTCCTTACAGAACACTTGATAAGCAgacatgtttttcttctttggctagtcagaagaagaaagaaaacaaagatttttaaTTATGATGAGATCTTCTCCAATTTAATAAGAATTTGATATTTATTAAAGACTTAAAGAAAGATATGGTACTTAGATCAGGAATCTTAAAAAGCAATTCTTTACGTATTCTGGCTGAATTTAGTCTTTATGAAAGCACAGGAATCAGCCAGAAACAGTCTTAGTACAAGGCTTATCATGCAAAACTCAACAAGCTGCTATTCTAAATTCAGGATCAACATACAACTTTGTTAatgtatttcagttttaaaaccTATAATAAAACCCAGTATCTGTTATACTATTCACAGTACCTATTACAGATCTGTCAAAACAATTAAGTCCTCATCATAATGTTTTGTTCCAATCCTTGCATCCTTACAAAGTATTTCCATTTGGCAGGAAAAGAGACTGTGCAGTACATTGACAGCAAAGTTATTGCAATTGCTGAGCTATGATgagggaaaaattcccaaacagATTAGGATAATGGCTGAAGAGATTTGGGCTCTGTCTGTccaattcctcatacaaagcATTATTTCTCTACCTGAACATGCACAAGCTGCTTTCCCCCATTTACTTAGACAGCTACAGTTATCTCATTTGTAAACTTGTTCATATGCTGGCTACCACTTCTGCTACTCATATATTTATGCAGTAACCATGGAAAACTGAATGTATAAGTACAGGCCAAAACTGGGAACAAGGTAGTCTATCAGAATTAGAATTTCATTTGAATACATGAGCAAATGGGTAAATATCTTCAATTTTCAGGTAACAGCTTGATTCCTTTTTACAGAAACTTTGATCACTAGTCAAAAGGTCTGCCTAGGAATAGCTAGCACCAGTCACATTAGAAAAAGATGCAGATGTACTTGGTACATGACCCACATCAAGCAAAATTAAGTATAACTTTCCCAGAGAACCTTTAATGGCTAAAGACCATCTGTGCCACAAAGCCAGAAGAACATATATTCCTTCTGCTACAAACAGAAATCACAGTGGCTGACATATTTCCAAACATGCTTCAGTTAAACCACTGATAATTGGTATCAGTTATTCTTTGTTTCAATTTAACATGCCTTTGTAATGGAGTACCTAATTCACCATTACCCTCCAcccaatttttatttttccttcaaattttcCTTACTTTGTCTcgttctctttctttttctctttccttttctttttctctttctttttccttttctctttccttttctttttctctttccttttctttttctctttccctctccttctctctttccttttctttttctctttccttttccttctctctttccttttctttttctctttccttctccttctctctttccttttccttttcccatttctcagccttgtccttctccttctccttgtcttcctttttcctcctcttctcacCTTGACCATCTGAGTGAAAAAcagcaggaggaggtggagggACAACGTAGGGGGTACTGGCAGGTGGTGGTGACACTCTTACTTCTGCTACTGCCACAGGAGAGTGCCCAGAACTCTTTTTAGACTTGGAAtgcttcttctctctgtgtttctccttgtccttttttttcttactttttttggacttcttcttcttcttaatTTCCCGGTAGGAGTCATCTATCACCAGCTCTCCAGCCTCCAACTCTCCACCAGAAGAAGAACCAGATTCTGGCGGTGCCTCCATACCTGAAACCTCATACTCGCTCCCATGGCCCTCTGAATGAAGGGAGGTGTCAGCACCAAAAGTCTCAGAAGGTGGATGTGAGTCTAGAGGTGGTTTGTGCTTTTTCCGGGATGACTTCAGGAAGCTCTGCAAATCGTGCCCCAGCAGGAATGAGCCTTGCTCATCTCGAGCTGATTTCTTTGAAGATTTCTTtacagctgctggtgctgaagAGTAGGATAAAGAATCATCATCTGCTgcactgcttttctcttttggtgAAAGGATGAGCTTCATCTTCAAGCCGTCAGGTTCACGAAGAGTAAGTGTCTCTGTGTTCACATAAAgaggtttcatttttttagaTTTGTGGGAGCTGCTGTCATCCACTGAGTGCTCTCCACTGCTCCCACTCAGCTTCTTCTTGGGATGctcctttctgctttcagaatGGCCAGAGGAAGAATGAGATGATTTTTCGGAGGTCTTCTTTGAAGACTTTGAGCTTGTGGCCAAAGGTGAGTTGATAGCCTTAAGTAAATCCATGGTTGTATCAGCTGAGGATGGGCTAgaagctgtttttttctttttctttgatggTAGATCCAAAGGTGAGACACCTGAAAAAGATCAAAAGAAACGTACATTGAGATGATTTATTAAAGACAGTGAAGAAGGGAAGTGAGAATCCTGTGAGCCTTCCAATTACAGGTGACAGATTTCCATCCTGGCTTAAACAGAACCACATTCACCTCAGCACAGCCTTACTGAAACAATTCAGAGGCTGTGACACCTGAGCTGATCAAATAATTTAAGGAAGGGAGAGACAGTAGGAAAGTTCTTGAAGTTTTGTGAAACTCCATTTGTGacttgtaaaataaaatgttttgatgAAAATACATCTAACTGAAATTAAACCACAAGCAGGGTTTTTATGACATTATTTGCCAAGGTGAAATGAATGAGTTGAAAATATGAGCTAATATGAGCTTTTTCATTCTGTAGACAGATGTTGATGAAAGATGAAACTTCAGCTTGGCTTTCTCCTTCTGCTGGATCAACAATAAATCCTAAATGTGTTAAGCATCTATGATCCGAATTGTCATTTTCTGGCCAACTCATTAATTGTGAGAATAGATGAACAGAAAGCAGTTATTTTTCAGCCTTGGATATTctggttttaaaaattcagagcaAGTTCTTTACCTGTAAGTATAATTAGTTTTCAATGCAATTGGtaaacaagaaaagcaaatgtcAAATGTGAAGGCATGAGTTAGAAAACTACAACTTGTCAATGAAAAGGGGATGGAAGATCTCTACCCCCTACAATGAGAATTTGTTAAGATAGACTGAAAATATAATTCCCTAATCTTCTGGTGTCTGGTGCTGATCAGTGTCAGGCTTCTGATTAATTGTTCTAAGGCAGGTTGATGTACTCTCCTCCTATAAAATGCTAACCACAAAGCTTGATGACACTGGTTTAAGAGCATCCTTTCCTTAAAGTCATGATCTGTTAGCCCCTTCTCCTGCTTGATTACTACCTTACCTCTGTAGCAGAACTCATCGGAGGAatgctttctcttctttttgtgAGCTTCTGTCCCCGGAAAAAACTCAGTGTCCTggaataagaagaaaaaagttgcTGTCAAAAAGGAGGGAAATAATATGAGAGTCACATAGACTATTAACAGATAAAAAATTATAGGAGGTATCTAACACCAAGGATCCATAGGTATGAAATAGGATCATCTTTCTAGGTGCTAAAAGAGAACTTACTCTGTCCCCCAGAGCACACAGTGTAGGTTTAAAGTAAGATGAAACACATGTTACAGATAGGTGGGAGAGTACTAAACATATAATTAGTCTGGACTGGTTTCAGCACAATGGTCACCTAACTGACATCGAGCTTTCTGTAGGCACATCAGCACAACAGGGCTCCAAGGAAACTGAAAGACAGATCTCTGCAGGGAGACCCCCAAGTGAGAGgagcaacagaaaagaaaaagtacattTGCAAAGTGCTGAGATATGGGCAATGCAAACTATCACTTGGAAATCAGCTGATAAGTTGATAAAAGACAGACATCTACCCTTTAAATAAAGATAAGAAATAACTTCAGATGCATAGATTGTCAAGCCTTGAAAACAAAGGGGAGCAGCTCATGCTTGCTATGCTGAAAAAGAAGTAACAGGAGGTACAAAAAGGTGACAActagaaagaacaaaaatatgtCCTTAATATTCTATCACCTAATTATTATCTGTCTCTTGATCAATTTATGAATCTGAAACTGAAGCTCCTCTAAATAAACCACATGGTAGATGATTTTAAACAAGAACTTGCTTTTGAGatgacaaaaaaccccaaatcactAGATAGCCACCTCTGAGCTAACAGCAGAAAATGTAGCTCAAAGACGAAAGCTCTGAAGAAAATTAAGGTTGCCACTATGTGATTTCAAGAATTAAGGCCCCTAAGAGATAAAAAGGGCAAGTTCATTCTCCTCAAGAGCTACAGTTTCAGACTGTCTGTAGAATCAGGAAGACAATAGTGCATCAGTTAATATTCTATCCATCCTTTGCTGGCTATTTATACAACTGTAAATGCtaccttttaaaatttggtAAGAAGTTATTCATAGCATTTTCTTACTTGCAAGGTTCTACATCAACACTGGGACATCACTCCTACTACCTCATTTTCTGAGGCCAGAAAAATCAGAATCAGGTCTTGATCCCCTCTTTTTCCCCAGGAGAGTAACTGAACAATACAGGACATGATTAGCTGCTCTTGCTGCCTTCTACAtgcatttctaaataaaaattcataaaaaggagaagaaaccCATTCCATCCCATCACTACCTTTATGCATATCCTTACACCTTGAACCTTTCCTCTGAGGGTTTCTACCTGAGTCGGTATCTCGTCTTCCTCTTGCAGAAGATCCTTGTACGAGcgctttttctctctctgaatcCTGCTAGGTGCCAGCCCGTCATCAACACTCCGGTGACTCTCTAGGGACTCTGATTTATGcgaaatgggaaaaaaggaagaaatgaaataCCACATTAAGGAATGACAGACAAGTGGACCACTCATAAAATAAACTAACAGAGGATATTGGCATAGAGTGATGCACAAAACCCAACAAGCACAGAGGCCTGAAAGGTAACAAACAGTCTGTACTGTCTGACCAGAGGGATGGGGCTCAGTGCTCTAACAAAATCATTCCAGATTTAATCTCTAATGCCTGTATGTTCCTTCCTAAAGACAAATGGACCTAGAAATGTTACCATGACTAAATGTATCTTATCCTTCACCCCGTCCCACTGACTTGGTagggagaagaaaggctgcAGTGGCAGAGTTCCCAATCAGGGTGTCTGCAGTAGGAAACACCACCCATTTATCTCAAATTCTAATCCCAGTACTTTTCACCTGGAAGTCAAGGGCTTGGGGTCCTCCAGTAACTTGGCCAGGTTAAATTTAAGGGCTCCACAGCACCCTAGCTTCTGTCCCACTCTGCATGGCCTGGCAAAGGCTGCAAAGGacatccttttaaaaaatgtatttgtttattctttttGCAAATCCCTCTGAGATTATGAAGCAGTCATACCTTCTTTCTTCTTGGCGCCATCATAAGCCATGGTGGTCCTGCAGGAGCCTGTGAATGAGTTGCCACGTCTGGGCTCCTTCCCCCGTTCCCATCTATAGGAAAAGGTCTGAGAAACAGAGAATGAAAATAACCCTCCCAGAAAGAAGAATGATGATATGTAAATGGGGAAACTTTCTCTGAACCAAATAAAGATTCTTTGGAAGACAGTGGGAAAGGAAATGAGTGGTCACTCTTCAGGCTTGatagatttgggtttttttaatcaaaatggacattgtattattttaaatatagaaaataccatcttttcttataaaatatCTGAATCACTGAACtaatttatttacagaaatagaAAGAGGGTGAGAAGACAACTGAGTTTGATTTTCATGACACACAAAACTGCACCCTGTGTCAAAGCCATTTTTTGTCATTAGCCACTGTAGCAAAGAGTGGGATGTTTAAAGAGATTTCAAACCCTTGAGTCTCAGATgaactgaaggaaaaagaagggacCAGGTAGAAGGAATTAAATTACAAAAGAATTATTAggttaaaggttttgttttaaCTAGAGGATCACACAATTTGTATTAGAGATGTGTATCCTTCTGATGTGTTTCCCAGTGCTACCACTGCAGCCATTCTGAATGCAAGCCtgggagaggggatggaagagagcaACCCAACCTCTGCTCCCCAGGTTTCAAGCTTCCTCCAAGTGAGCCACTGTGCCAGCTAGGGGCATACAGCAGGACAGTGCTGCTGTGGAATAGCCACACTCTGGTTCTCTCAGAGCAAACAGCTTTTGTTCCTCAGCCAGATCAATGTTCTGCTCCTATGGGATCAATCCAATTGCTGCCAGCTGcctttgtgtgtttgtgtgtacaTGCACATGTGTAAATACGCAGCCACAAACACCACGCAGCCCGCTCATCCCAGCTGTCATGGTAATCCCTCCACATTGAAGCCACATGAGACTACTTTGGGAGCAGGGAACCTGTGCTTGTACATCCCCCACGTAACTCAATTTTATGAACTGGCTGAGACTGACAATGTTCAACTCATTCATCCTACAGTGGTTACTTAACTGATACAACGAAGTCACAACTAATCAGGCTTGTGGGCACACAGGAGATGTTTCTGTTTGAACTCATAGGGATACATGCTATTTCTTCAGGTTTTGGGAAAACACCCACTGCAGAATGTCTAGACAGTGTTCTGACCATTATATACTGCTGGTAGCAAACACAAGGATTCCACCTATACACAAGAGCACTGCACTCAACAATAAAAAAGAGCATCTTGTCACTTGTGGGCTAGTGATCTTAAACCAGGCGTTGTCAATATTTTGTGCTGTTTGTCATGCAGACTTCAGTGAGAGGACACACAACACCTTGCCAAAGACAGAAAGGGACTAATACAGACACTGATCAGCAAAACAAAGCTGAAGACTAATTCATGAATGGATGACCTGGAGAGACTAGGATTTTTTTGTACCTACATGCCTACCTTTTagtctcttttaaaattttatctgcCTGGCAAGGACAAAGGTTGGTAGATACTGCCCAAAGGTGCTCACAGCCCAGACCTCCAATTCGGCAAATACAAAACATACCATTAACTACTCTCATCTTGTAAACCTCAGTTAGGCTCCCCTGCTTCAAATTCCCGGGTTTCGTTAGCGCTGGCACAGGCTCAGCGGGGAAGCTCTCCCGGCACGTCTCCCGTTCCTCAGCGCACATGCCAGCGGGTCCAAGGCCCAGCCTGGCTCTTCTGCAGCGCCGGGGCCCCGCACGGACCCCGCTCCCGCAGCCCATGTGCCGCCAGCGCTCCGGGCCGTGCCGAGCGGGCAGCGGCACCGCCGGGAGCGCCGCGCGCGGCCCGGGGCGCCAGCCCGGCACCGCCACTCCGCGGGCCCGGACCGCGCATGCGCCCCGACACCCCCCGGAGCCCAgggcccgccgccgcctccgtTCAAAGCGGGCTCgtccgctccgctcccgcccGCCCGCGCGTCCCCTCACCCGAGCGGGCTCCAGCCTCACGCCAGCCCTCGGCTCCGCCCCTGCAGCACGCCCGAGCGTGCCCCGACTGCGGGGCCGCCCAGCGGCGACAAGGCCCGCCGGCGCCGAGCCGCGGCCGCAGGGTGGGGACGGGCCGCGGCCGCCTCACTCGGCCCCGCCGCttcccgccgcgccgccgcccgcggccgccatcttgggcaGGCAGACAAGGGACCGCGCCAGCGCCGGCCAGCCGAGCGCCGAGCGCCTCCAACGCGGCgcccgcggggcggggcgccGGCTTGCCGAGCGCATCGATGTCCGGCGCGCCGCGTCCCCGCGGGGCCGTGCGGCACTCGGGGACACACTCGGGACACACTCGGGACACACACCGGGTGTCTGTGCCCGCCCGGGCTCCGACCCCTCACCACCACTGCAGGCGTGCCCACGTTCGCCCTAGCTTGGCACAGCCTCCTCCCGGTGTGTGCGGGTGCTGCGCGGCCCCGGCACGGCTTCGCCAGTCCTGTCCGTGTCCGTAAGAGACCGAGCCGGCTGGGATCGCAGCCCGGGCTGGTTGTCGGCAGTTGTTGCTGCCGCGGTGGGTCAGTGGGAAAGGGTGAAATCCTGTTGTTAAACAGTTAAAAAGCCAGCACTTCCGTGAGATTAGTCACACACGCACATGAATGGGCGCATCTCCCTCAAGACTGTCTGATTCCCCGAGGAACTGCGCGGATGCACCGCACAGGTGGATTCGGTGCCAGCCGGGGCAGCGATGAGCACGACTGAACAGCCCGCTCGGAACTACTGCCCGGGAAGGCATCATGCAACCTCGCACCCATTCTTATCCATTGTCCAAAGGTGGCAGCCAAGAGAAAGGCAAATTGCCCCCAGCATCTTCTAAAAGGCTCATCCATTATTGCAAAGGCTTCAAgacagagatttaaaaaaagcccaggaagcagccaggcagaaaagAGTCCCTTTCCCCACTAGGTTAGCCTTTCTTCACTCTGACCTGTTGAGAAGTTCAACAAACCTCATTTCACCCTCACCTTAAATCTCATAATCACTGATGCAAGAGCTGCTGTTTTATCTCGGTGCCGGCAGATCGCCCCGTGACTCTTTGGCAGAGGCTGCTCAGTCACACGCTGTCTGCAGGCTGCCGTTCCCAGCCGTGCCCGGGGTTAGACCCGACCCATCACAGGCCGGCCATTCCCAGCCCCTACAGATCCGCCTTCTGGTCCCGCTGATGCTTTTGTGTCCTAACGAGTACAGAATGATGACGGTAATTATTTGCAGCCCAGTAGGGCCTAGAGGAATTGGAAGAGTATAGAAGTCTATGCCTGTTATGCTGTGTGAAAGTGTACTTTGATCCAAAGCGAGGGGTACAGCCTGTACACACAGATCAGTGTCTGCAAGTGCAACAGCTGTAACACAACAAGGCCAGCTCCCAGGCTGAGCACAAAGCCTGTGCTGATGTTCTCATGCACGTACACGTGTGCTACTGGGAAACCAAAATCACTCCTTGCCCTCCAGACTGTAACCGAGGGAGGAATCAAATTTATGACCAGGATCTTGCCAGAGCTGAACCTGATGTGACCTACTCCTTTACTTCTGCTTATTGGTGATGTTTCTAGGGGTCCCAGTGGTGGATTCATACCCCATTTGACAGT harbors:
- the HMGXB4 gene encoding HMG domain-containing protein 4 isoform X4 codes for the protein MDLLKAINSPLATSSKSSKKTSEKSSHSSSGHSESRKEHPKKKLSGSSGEHSVDDSSSHKSKKMKPLYVNTETLTLREPDGLKMKLILSPKEKSSAADDDSLSYSSAPAAVKKSSKKSARDEQGSFLLGHDLQSFLKSSRKKHKPPLDSHPPSETFGADTSLHSEGHGSEYEVSGMEAPPESGSSSGGELEAGELVIDDSYREIKKKKKSKKSKKKKDKEKHREKKHSKSKKSSGHSPVAVAEVRVSPPPASTPYVVPPPPPAVFHSDGQGEKRRKKEDKEKEKDKAEKWEKEKEREKEKEREKEKEREKEKEREKEKEREKEREREKEKEREKEKEREKEKEREKEKEREKERERDKPKKKNMSAYQVFCKEYRTTIVSEHPGIDFGELSKKLAEVWKQLPEKDKLIWKQKAQYLQHKQNKAEATTVKRKASSSDGAPKMKASPTGVVSPHKKSPTSTVVVPSSPAKAPETDPIDVAAHLQLLGESLSLIGHRLQETEGMVAVSGSLSVLLDSIICALGPLACLTTQLPELNGCPKHVLSNTLDNIAYIMPGL
- the HMGXB4 gene encoding HMG domain-containing protein 4 isoform X3, translated to MAYDGAKKKEESLESHRSVDDGLAPSRIQREKKRSYKDLLQEEDEIPTQDTEFFPGTEAHKKKRKHSSDEFCYRGVSPLDLPSKKKKKTASSPSSADTTMDLLKAINSPLATSSKSSKKTSEKSSHSSSGHSESRKEHPKKKLSGSSGEHSVDDSSSHKSKKMKPLYVNTETLTLREPDGLKMKLILSPKEKSSAADDDSLSYSSAPAAVKKSSKKSARDEQGSFLLGHDLQSFLKSSRKKHKPPLDSHPPSETFGADTSLHSEGHGSEYEVSGMEAPPESGSSSGGELEAGELVIDDSYREIKKKKKSKKSKKKKDKEKHREKKHSKSKKSSGHSPVAVAEVRVSPPPASTPYVVPPPPPAVFHSDGQGEKRRKKEDKEKEKDKAEKWEKEKEREKEKEREKEKEREKEKEREKEKEREKEREREKEKEREKEKEREKEKEREKEKEREKERERDKPKKKNMSAYQVFCKEYRTTIVSEHPGIDFGELSKKLAEVWKQLPEKDKLIWKQKAQYLQHKQNKAEATTVKRKASSSDGAPKMKASPTGVVSPHKKSPTSTVVVPSSPAKAPETDPIDVAAHLQLLGESLSLIGHRLQETEGMVAVSGSLSVLLDSIICALGPLACLTTQLPELNGCPKHVLSNTLDNIAYIMPGL
- the HMGXB4 gene encoding HMG domain-containing protein 4 isoform X1; protein product: MGCGSGVRAGPRRCRRARLGLGPAGMCAEERETCRESFPAEPVPALTKPGNLKQGSLTEVYKMRVVNESLESHRSVDDGLAPSRIQREKKRSYKDLLQEEDEIPTQDTEFFPGTEAHKKKRKHSSDEFCYRGVSPLDLPSKKKKKTASSPSSADTTMDLLKAINSPLATSSKSSKKTSEKSSHSSSGHSESRKEHPKKKLSGSSGEHSVDDSSSHKSKKMKPLYVNTETLTLREPDGLKMKLILSPKEKSSAADDDSLSYSSAPAAVKKSSKKSARDEQGSFLLGHDLQSFLKSSRKKHKPPLDSHPPSETFGADTSLHSEGHGSEYEVSGMEAPPESGSSSGGELEAGELVIDDSYREIKKKKKSKKSKKKKDKEKHREKKHSKSKKSSGHSPVAVAEVRVSPPPASTPYVVPPPPPAVFHSDGQGEKRRKKEDKEKEKDKAEKWEKEKEREKEKEREKEKEREKEKEREKEKEREKEREREKEKEREKEKEREKEKEREKEKEREKERERDKPKKKNMSAYQVFCKEYRTTIVSEHPGIDFGELSKKLAEVWKQLPEKDKLIWKQKAQYLQHKQNKAEATTVKRKASSSDGAPKMKASPTGVVSPHKKSPTSTVVVPSSPAKAPETDPIDVAAHLQLLGESLSLIGHRLQETEGMVAVSGSLSVLLDSIICALGPLACLTTQLPELNGCPKHVLSNTLDNIAYIMPGL
- the HMGXB4 gene encoding HMG domain-containing protein 4 isoform X2 yields the protein MTFSYRWERGKEPRRGNSFTGSCRTTMAYDGAKKKEESLESHRSVDDGLAPSRIQREKKRSYKDLLQEEDEIPTQDTEFFPGTEAHKKKRKHSSDEFCYRGVSPLDLPSKKKKKTASSPSSADTTMDLLKAINSPLATSSKSSKKTSEKSSHSSSGHSESRKEHPKKKLSGSSGEHSVDDSSSHKSKKMKPLYVNTETLTLREPDGLKMKLILSPKEKSSAADDDSLSYSSAPAAVKKSSKKSARDEQGSFLLGHDLQSFLKSSRKKHKPPLDSHPPSETFGADTSLHSEGHGSEYEVSGMEAPPESGSSSGGELEAGELVIDDSYREIKKKKKSKKSKKKKDKEKHREKKHSKSKKSSGHSPVAVAEVRVSPPPASTPYVVPPPPPAVFHSDGQGEKRRKKEDKEKEKDKAEKWEKEKEREKEKEREKEKEREKEKEREKEKEREKEREREKEKEREKEKEREKEKEREKEKEREKERERDKPKKKNMSAYQVFCKEYRTTIVSEHPGIDFGELSKKLAEVWKQLPEKDKLIWKQKAQYLQHKQNKAEATTVKRKASSSDGAPKMKASPTGVVSPHKKSPTSTVVVPSSPAKAPETDPIDVAAHLQLLGESLSLIGHRLQETEGMVAVSGSLSVLLDSIICALGPLACLTTQLPELNGCPKHVLSNTLDNIAYIMPGL